A genomic stretch from Candidatus Nitrotoga arctica includes:
- a CDS encoding family 16 glycoside hydrolase, which produces MPITTEFTTFTRDVLGRYVCNTFDEVLLTIDANARSAAGLPVRGDLRPFDFIIIGGGTFGAALAEHLWFRSTKRNERILVLDGGPFVLPEHVQNLPVLGLGAADPSSVAEYNTMNEDNKRKWRKEVWGLAWNAPEKFPGLAYCVGGRSLFWGGWSPRLLDSELPKNVWPKAVLDDLMPKNLPDGRKGYFRQSSDQIGVTETNDFIFGDLHRAMRKQLFEGLSTITDAMDIATLPDHPAVEYLDTPATLDDLAKVLGIDKLPSPPPPIQKLRNEAKLEAPLAVQGQSGHAGFFPFNKFSTVPLLMKAVREAADQSGFDDVKKRLMVVPRCHVVRLNTVNDVGGQRVSEVITERGSLPVSPDAKVIIALGTVESARLALLSFGSDGRIGRNLMAHLRSNVDIRVPRTALTALSATAKAIEAAALLVKCQHSFKKPDGSPDGIGHFHFQITASGLSASGVGSEAELFKKIPDIDTFDAHKNATDTHVVITIRGIGEMEPKNDNDFGNSVTLDLDTQQNDEFQTRRAWVNIQPSSRDEALWKTMDKAADDIAKIFANGHKIDVIKNGQVIATSVEPSSLPTILPYKFSDLNGPGRRDGLGTTHHEAGTLRMGEDPNKSVTNPNCRFHNVTNTYVAGPALFPTIGSPNPMLTGIALARRLGDHLMSEPPPATLEAGFTYIFDGSDTQFANWQMAGGGSFSRFGRTLIAQQDGKGIGLLFYKPQPFENFILRLDFLLPHPRGGYNDNSGVFVRFRDPRLPDPAPDPNDPANNSAFVAVHTGFEIQIDEEARGDKRFGESDGAFFSRTGAIYKIKSHGTGQGQQNYKNNQNLAAERWHSYEIEVNNQDYIVRLNGQEATRFQRDATDTIRGNAPSTDPNSGFIGLQTHTGNVVFANIRIRTT; this is translated from the coding sequence ATGCCAATCACCACCGAATTTACTACGTTTACCCGCGACGTGCTCGGACGCTACGTCTGCAACACTTTTGACGAAGTGCTCCTCACCATAGACGCGAATGCCCGTTCCGCTGCCGGTTTGCCCGTTCGCGGCGACCTGCGGCCTTTCGATTTCATCATCATTGGTGGCGGCACGTTCGGTGCCGCGCTTGCCGAACACCTTTGGTTCCGCAGCACTAAGCGTAATGAGCGCATCCTCGTGCTCGACGGCGGACCGTTCGTTCTACCGGAGCACGTGCAGAATCTTCCGGTGCTCGGCCTCGGCGCCGCCGATCCGTCGTCGGTCGCAGAGTACAATACGATGAACGAGGATAATAAACGCAAATGGCGTAAAGAAGTGTGGGGGTTGGCCTGGAACGCTCCAGAGAAATTTCCCGGCCTGGCCTACTGCGTCGGCGGACGCTCTCTGTTCTGGGGCGGCTGGTCGCCGCGGCTGCTGGATTCGGAACTGCCGAAAAACGTCTGGCCCAAGGCGGTGCTGGACGACCTGATGCCAAAGAATCTGCCCGACGGCCGCAAAGGCTACTTCCGTCAGTCAAGCGATCAGATTGGTGTCACCGAAACGAACGACTTCATCTTTGGCGATCTGCACCGTGCGATGCGAAAGCAGCTTTTCGAGGGACTCTCTACAATAACCGACGCGATGGATATCGCGACCCTGCCGGATCATCCGGCGGTCGAGTATCTCGACACGCCCGCGACACTGGACGACTTGGCCAAGGTACTCGGCATCGACAAATTGCCGAGTCCGCCGCCACCCATCCAGAAACTCCGCAATGAAGCGAAACTCGAAGCGCCACTCGCCGTACAAGGACAATCTGGACACGCCGGATTCTTTCCCTTTAACAAATTCAGCACTGTCCCGTTGCTCATGAAAGCTGTGCGCGAGGCGGCTGACCAATCCGGTTTCGATGATGTGAAAAAACGGTTGATGGTCGTGCCACGGTGCCATGTTGTCCGGCTGAACACCGTTAACGACGTGGGCGGCCAGCGCGTGAGTGAGGTAATTACCGAACGCGGGTCGCTGCCCGTGTCGCCGGATGCCAAAGTTATCATCGCGCTTGGCACGGTCGAGAGCGCGCGGCTCGCTCTTCTCTCCTTTGGCAGCGACGGAAGAATCGGCAGGAATCTCATGGCTCATCTGCGCTCGAACGTGGACATCCGCGTGCCGCGCACGGCACTGACGGCTCTGTCGGCGACGGCGAAAGCGATCGAAGCGGCGGCATTGCTCGTCAAATGTCAACACTCGTTCAAGAAACCGGACGGATCCCCGGACGGCATCGGACACTTCCATTTTCAAATTACTGCATCGGGGCTGAGTGCAAGCGGGGTGGGCTCTGAGGCGGAGCTGTTCAAGAAAATCCCTGATATCGACACGTTCGACGCACACAAGAACGCGACTGACACGCACGTCGTGATTACCATCCGCGGCATCGGCGAGATGGAGCCAAAGAACGATAATGACTTCGGCAACTCGGTCACGCTTGATCTCGATACGCAACAGAACGACGAATTTCAGACGCGCAGAGCATGGGTGAACATCCAGCCAAGCTCTCGCGACGAGGCGTTGTGGAAGACGATGGACAAAGCTGCAGACGACATCGCGAAGATTTTCGCGAATGGGCACAAGATCGATGTGATTAAGAACGGGCAGGTGATTGCAACAAGCGTCGAGCCCAGCTCCCTTCCGACGATTCTGCCATATAAATTCTCCGACCTGAACGGCCCGGGTCGCCGCGATGGCCTCGGTACGACCCATCACGAAGCGGGTACACTGCGAATGGGAGAGGATCCTAACAAATCGGTAACCAATCCGAATTGTCGCTTTCACAATGTGACCAACACGTATGTTGCCGGACCTGCACTCTTTCCCACGATCGGCTCGCCAAATCCGATGCTCACGGGCATCGCTCTCGCCCGCCGCCTCGGAGATCACTTAATGTCGGAGCCGCCGCCCGCAACGCTGGAAGCTGGTTTTACCTACATCTTTGACGGCAGCGATACACAGTTCGCGAACTGGCAAATGGCCGGTGGGGGCTCCTTCTCTCGGTTTGGCCGAACTCTGATCGCGCAACAGGACGGCAAGGGAATTGGCTTGTTGTTCTACAAGCCTCAGCCTTTCGAGAATTTTATTCTGCGTCTCGATTTCCTGCTCCCGCATCCGCGCGGCGGCTACAACGACAATTCGGGCGTCTTCGTTCGCTTCCGCGACCCACGCTTGCCCGATCCGGCACCAGATCCGAACGATCCTGCGAACAATTCTGCGTTTGTCGCAGTACACACAGGGTTTGAAATCCAGATCGACGAAGAAGCACGCGGTGATAAGCGATTCGGCGAATCTGATGGTGCTTTCTTCTCCAGGACAGGAGCCATTTACAAGATCAAGTCGCATGGCACGGGCCAAGGGCAGCAGAATTACAAGAATAATCAGAATCTCGCAGCGGAGCGATGGCACAGCTACGAAATCGAAGTGAACAATCAAGACTATATTGTCCGGCTCAACGGCCAAGAAGCGACTCGGTTCCAGCGTGACGCGACCGATACGATCCGGGGGAATGCGCCTAGTACCGACCCTAACTCGGGTTTTATCGGTCTGCAGACACATACCGGCAACGTAGTCTTCGCGAATATCCGAATCAGGACAACATAG
- a CDS encoding dihydroneopterin aldolase — translation MAHTLAHDGIALYTIIGVYEWERADSRPLVFDLRLESTHPLGLTRTLIEQQLAGWLAPCRYRLLEALAEHVAQRMLTEWHCSRVVIGIEKPGALGDLARVGIRIMRDAEKRAA, via the coding sequence ATGGCGCACACGCTCGCACATGATGGAATTGCGTTGTATACCATCATTGGCGTGTACGAATGGGAACGGGCAGACTCACGACCGCTCGTTTTCGATTTAAGACTAGAAAGTACACACCCGCTTGGCCTGACACGTACTCTCATCGAGCAGCAGCTTGCCGGTTGGCTAGCACCCTGTCGCTATCGATTACTGGAAGCGTTGGCAGAGCACGTTGCCCAGCGCATGTTAACCGAATGGCATTGCAGCCGGGTCGTTATTGGCATCGAAAAACCTGGTGCGTTAGGCGATCTGGCGCGTGTCGGCATACGCATTATGCGGGACGCGGAAAAGCGAGCTGCATGA
- the metE gene encoding 5-methyltetrahydropteroyltriglutamate--homocysteine S-methyltransferase, with protein sequence MAITHNLGFPRIGAQRELKKALESYWNGQLDEASLLAIGKELRARHWAVQRDAGIALIPAGDFAWYDQMLNMTVLLGAAPERFGFTGLSTLEQYFQLARGNAQQPAMEMTKWFDTNYHYLVPEFLNSTEFNLNSTWLFDEVGEAQALGINAKPVLIGPLTYLYLGKEKHAGLNRLNLLPKLIPVYKQILERLNAQGVEWVQIDEPVLALDLPQEWVAALAHTYASLSQDAPKILLATYFDSVEDHAEALKALPVAGLHIDLVRAPQQADIFIRDFPVDKILSAGIVDGRNIWLNNLPASLSILEELHITLGDRLWVAPSCSLLHVPVDLAQETGLDKTVKSWMAFATQKLEEVVTLAQGVSHGREAIAPQLAKTNAALESRVYSPLRHDREVHQRIAALKPADEKRSTPFAQRIAAQQEQFKLPAFPTTTIGSFPQTAAIRSARAGYKQGKLSEEQYRTAMQAEIHHVVAKQEELGIDVLVHGEAERNDMVEYFGEQLKGFAFTQYGWVQSYGSRCVKPPIIYGDISRPHPMTVEWSCYAQSLTDKPMKGMLTGPITILQWSFVRNDIPRAATALQIALAIRAEVQDLERAGIGIIQIDEAALREGLPIKRQDWAHYLDWAVRAFRISTSGVRDTTQIHTHMCYSEFNDILPAIAAMDADVITIETSRSDMELLEAFRAFHYPNDIGPGVYDIHSPRVPSQEEMQRLMRKACAVIPRERLWVNPDCGLKTRGWPEVEAALRNMVAVAHTLRNIAA encoded by the coding sequence ATGGCAATTACGCACAATCTTGGCTTTCCACGCATCGGCGCGCAACGCGAACTCAAAAAGGCTTTGGAATCGTATTGGAATGGCCAATTGGACGAAGCATCCCTGCTCGCCATTGGCAAAGAATTACGAGCACGGCACTGGGCAGTGCAGCGCGATGCGGGAATTGCTCTGATTCCGGCTGGGGATTTCGCATGGTACGACCAAATGTTGAATATGACCGTCCTCTTGGGTGCCGCGCCCGAACGATTCGGTTTTACAGGTTTATCAACACTGGAGCAGTATTTCCAGCTTGCGCGAGGCAATGCACAACAGCCCGCCATGGAAATGACAAAATGGTTTGACACCAACTATCACTATCTCGTCCCGGAATTTCTGAATTCTACTGAGTTCAACCTGAATAGCACATGGCTATTCGATGAAGTAGGTGAAGCGCAGGCACTGGGGATCAATGCCAAGCCGGTATTAATTGGCCCGCTCACCTACCTGTATCTCGGTAAAGAAAAACATGCCGGTCTGAACCGCCTGAATTTATTGCCCAAGCTAATTCCGGTGTACAAGCAAATTCTGGAGCGCCTGAACGCGCAAGGCGTGGAGTGGGTGCAAATTGACGAGCCTGTGCTGGCACTCGATTTGCCGCAGGAATGGGTGGCAGCACTCGCTCACACCTATGCCAGCCTGTCGCAGGACGCCCCCAAAATTCTGCTCGCCACCTATTTCGATAGCGTGGAAGACCATGCCGAAGCGCTCAAAGCCTTGCCGGTTGCCGGCCTGCATATCGACTTGGTGCGCGCTCCGCAGCAAGCTGATATCTTTATCCGTGATTTCCCGGTGGATAAAATCCTTTCTGCAGGTATTGTAGATGGCCGTAATATCTGGCTCAACAACTTGCCTGCTTCGTTATCCATCCTCGAAGAATTGCACATAACATTGGGGGATCGACTATGGGTTGCCCCCAGTTGTTCTCTGTTGCATGTACCGGTGGATTTAGCACAAGAAACCGGACTGGATAAAACCGTCAAAAGTTGGATGGCATTCGCCACGCAAAAGCTCGAGGAGGTTGTCACCTTGGCGCAAGGTGTATCGCACGGTAGGGAAGCCATCGCTCCTCAATTGGCCAAAACCAATGCTGCATTGGAAAGCCGCGTGTACTCGCCGCTACGACATGATCGTGAAGTGCATCAGCGTATTGCAGCCTTGAAACCTGCCGATGAAAAACGCTCTACACCGTTTGCCCAGCGCATCGCTGCACAGCAAGAGCAATTCAAGCTGCCTGCTTTCCCGACCACTACCATCGGCTCTTTCCCCCAAACCGCAGCCATCCGCAGTGCCCGCGCTGGATACAAGCAAGGCAAACTAAGCGAGGAGCAATATCGCACGGCAATGCAGGCAGAAATCCATCATGTGGTGGCCAAGCAGGAAGAACTGGGGATCGACGTGCTGGTGCATGGTGAAGCCGAACGTAATGACATGGTGGAATACTTCGGCGAACAGCTGAAAGGCTTTGCTTTTACGCAATACGGCTGGGTTCAAAGCTACGGCTCGCGCTGCGTAAAACCCCCTATCATCTATGGCGACATTTCACGCCCGCACCCAATGACCGTCGAATGGAGTTGCTACGCACAAAGCTTGACCGACAAACCGATGAAAGGAATGCTCACCGGACCAATCACCATTTTGCAATGGTCATTCGTGCGCAACGATATTCCTCGCGCTGCCACCGCCTTGCAAATCGCGCTGGCGATTCGCGCCGAAGTACAGGATTTAGAACGGGCCGGCATTGGCATCATTCAGATTGACGAAGCCGCCTTACGCGAAGGCTTGCCGATCAAACGGCAGGACTGGGCGCATTACCTCGACTGGGCAGTGCGCGCTTTCCGCATCAGTACCAGCGGTGTGCGGGACACCACGCAAATTCACACGCACATGTGCTATTCAGAATTCAACGACATTTTGCCCGCCATCGCCGCGATGGATGCTGATGTGATTACGATAGAAACGTCGCGCTCGGATATGGAACTACTGGAAGCCTTCCGTGCCTTCCATTATCCGAATGATATAGGCCCCGGCGTGTACGACATCCATTCACCCCGTGTGCCAAGTCAGGAAGAAATGCAACGTCTGATGCGCAAAGCATGTGCTGTTATTCCCCGCGAGCGTTTGTGGGTTAACCCGGACTGCGGATTGAAAACGCGCGGATGGCCGGAAGTGGAAGCGGCCCTACGCAACATGGTTGCTGTAGCACATACATTGCGGAACATCGCAGCCTGA
- a CDS encoding LysR family transcriptional regulator, with protein MLEFRHLRMLEALVGSGNLSRAAQRLHLTQSAISHQVKQIEDHYGVPLFERKTQPLRLTAAGQRLQVLAGAVLAQVAEAERDISRIVEGQAGRLRIAVECHTCFEWLMPAMDVFREHWPEVELDLVSGFHVDPLALLREDRADLAVVSEYRKNGMTYHSLFGFEIVGIVSCLHKLAQKEYLTPPDFADETLVTYPVPEEMLDVIRNFLKPHGVEPKRRTAELTVAILQLVASRRGISAMPNWAVQSYLKTGYVHSMRLGKEGLFGELYAVTHVEAAQAVYMQDFLETVRTVSFNRLPGLIPLSIPEG; from the coding sequence ATTCTGGAATTTCGCCATTTACGCATGTTGGAAGCCTTGGTCGGGAGCGGCAATCTGTCGCGTGCCGCGCAACGCTTACACCTAACACAATCGGCAATTTCGCATCAGGTCAAACAAATAGAAGATCATTACGGCGTTCCGTTGTTTGAGCGCAAGACCCAGCCTTTGCGTCTGACGGCCGCCGGCCAGCGACTGCAGGTTTTGGCGGGAGCGGTGCTCGCGCAGGTGGCGGAAGCCGAGCGCGATATTTCGCGCATTGTAGAAGGACAGGCCGGACGCTTGCGCATAGCGGTCGAGTGCCATACTTGCTTCGAATGGCTAATGCCCGCGATGGATGTTTTTCGTGAGCATTGGCCAGAGGTTGAGTTGGATTTGGTATCCGGTTTTCATGTTGATCCGCTGGCACTGCTGCGCGAAGACCGCGCCGACCTGGCCGTGGTATCTGAGTACCGCAAGAACGGAATGACTTATCACTCTTTGTTTGGTTTCGAAATTGTCGGTATCGTCTCTTGTTTACACAAATTGGCGCAAAAAGAATACCTCACTCCCCCCGACTTTGCCGACGAAACGTTAGTGACCTACCCGGTACCTGAAGAAATGCTGGACGTTATTCGTAATTTTCTGAAGCCGCATGGCGTTGAGCCGAAACGACGAACCGCCGAACTAACCGTTGCAATTTTACAATTGGTTGCCAGCCGCCGAGGTATCTCCGCCATGCCGAACTGGGCGGTGCAAAGCTATTTGAAAACCGGCTACGTGCATAGTATGCGCCTAGGCAAGGAGGGATTGTTCGGCGAGTTGTATGCCGTCACACATGTGGAGGCTGCACAGGCTGTCTATATGCAGGATTTTCTAGAAACCGTGCGAACGGTCAGTTTTAACCGTTTGCCGGGGCTGATACCGTTATCGATCCCTGAGGGATGA
- a CDS encoding GFA family protein → MIYKGSCHCGKITLEVEGELDQAISCNCSICSRRGSLLWFVPRTNLRLLTAEDATSTYTFNKHVIKHRFCPVCGILPYGEGVDPKGNPMAAINIRCLENIDLASVPIHNFDGRSK, encoded by the coding sequence ATGATTTACAAAGGCAGCTGTCATTGCGGAAAAATTACACTTGAAGTTGAAGGTGAGCTAGACCAAGCGATCTCCTGCAACTGCTCAATTTGTTCACGTAGAGGATCGCTTTTGTGGTTTGTGCCACGAACCAATCTTCGCCTGCTTACCGCCGAAGATGCGACTAGCACCTACACCTTCAATAAGCACGTTATTAAGCATCGTTTCTGCCCCGTCTGCGGCATTCTTCCATACGGAGAAGGCGTCGATCCAAAAGGCAATCCGATGGCCGCCATCAATATTCGCTGTCTTGAGAATATTGACCTGGCGTCTGTGCCCATACACAACTTCGACGGCCGCTCGAAGTGA
- a CDS encoding VOC family protein — protein MTSLKVKAIPDGMHSITPHIICAGASDAIEFYKKAFNAIEVMRLPGPDGKLMHACVQIGDSQLMLAEENPQWGAFGPKTLKGSPITIHLQIENADETMAQAVAAGAKITMPIADMFWGDRYGQVEDPFGHRWSIATHTRDVTPEEMQADMAKMGC, from the coding sequence ATGACCAGTTTAAAAGTTAAAGCTATTCCTGATGGCATGCATTCGATCACTCCGCACATCATCTGCGCAGGCGCATCGGACGCTATTGAGTTTTACAAAAAAGCATTCAATGCCATAGAGGTAATGCGTCTTCCAGGCCCAGACGGCAAACTCATGCACGCCTGTGTCCAGATTGGCGACTCACAATTGATGCTCGCTGAAGAAAACCCGCAATGGGGCGCATTTGGACCAAAAACATTGAAAGGCTCACCGATCACGATCCATTTGCAAATCGAAAACGCGGACGAAACCATGGCGCAAGCCGTGGCAGCGGGTGCAAAAATTACCATGCCTATTGCGGATATGTTTTGGGGCGACCGTTACGGTCAAGTGGAAGACCCATTTGGACACCGTTGGTCGATAGCCACCCATACGCGCGATGTGACGCCCGAAGAAATGCAGGCGGACATGGCCAAGATGGGCTGCTAA
- a CDS encoding VOC family protein, whose translation MQKITTCLLFAGQAEEAMNYYISIFKNSKILKVTHYGKGAPMPEGTVMTANFELEGRQFMALNGPMYKFSPATSFVVNCETQEEVDYYWDALVAGGKPSQCSWLDDKYGVSWQIVPKQLIQLISDPDPVKAGRVMQAMMTMSKIVIADIQRAYDAN comes from the coding sequence ATGCAAAAAATCACCACGTGTTTATTGTTCGCCGGGCAAGCCGAGGAAGCGATGAACTATTACATCTCTATTTTTAAAAACTCAAAAATATTGAAAGTCACTCATTACGGCAAAGGCGCGCCCATGCCAGAGGGCACAGTGATGACCGCAAATTTTGAGCTGGAGGGACGCCAATTTATGGCGCTCAATGGGCCGATGTACAAATTTTCACCTGCGACCTCTTTCGTCGTGAATTGCGAAACTCAGGAAGAAGTGGACTACTACTGGGACGCATTGGTCGCTGGCGGCAAGCCCAGCCAATGCTCGTGGCTGGACGATAAATACGGCGTGTCGTGGCAGATTGTTCCCAAGCAACTCATACAATTGATAAGTGACCCAGACCCTGTGAAAGCGGGACGTGTGATGCAAGCAATGATGACTATGTCGAAGATCGTGATTGCAGATATACAGCGAGCTTATGATGCGAATTAA
- a CDS encoding SRPBCC family protein: MSAVAPEKSNEIVITRTVRAPIQRVWQMFTRPEHIQHWWGPNGFTNTIFEMDVRVGGLWRYIMHAPANADGSPGINYNNWIRYTTITEPTFMAYEHGGDDPDHAEFNTTVTLQDLGDQTQVTLRIILESEAQRKALAEFGAIEGGQQTLARLDAYLTTTGKPNELIITRTFDAPRELVWKAWTDPKHALNWWGPSHHPAVNVMWDARSGARWRNCLRSVETGDLLWHGGEFREVVEPELLAFTFAWEETGERGIENLITITLTENHEKTTMVLRQTPFQSLFEQEGHNEGWNSTFDRLADYLAQRLNHIQPK, encoded by the coding sequence ATGTCTGCCGTAGCTCCCGAGAAATCCAACGAGATTGTCATTACCCGCACCGTAAGAGCGCCAATCCAGCGCGTCTGGCAAATGTTCACCCGGCCCGAGCACATCCAACATTGGTGGGGGCCAAACGGTTTTACCAATACGATTTTCGAGATGGACGTGCGTGTGGGCGGACTGTGGCGCTACATCATGCACGCACCCGCCAACGCAGACGGTAGCCCGGGCATAAATTACAACAACTGGATTCGCTACACCACCATCACCGAGCCGACTTTCATGGCCTACGAGCACGGCGGCGACGACCCTGACCATGCCGAGTTCAACACCACCGTGACGTTGCAAGACTTGGGTGATCAGACGCAGGTCACACTGCGAATAATCCTGGAGTCAGAAGCGCAACGCAAAGCTTTGGCTGAATTTGGCGCGATTGAGGGTGGCCAGCAAACACTGGCGCGGCTCGATGCTTATTTAACAACGACAGGGAAACCCAACGAACTTATCATCACTCGCACATTCGATGCGCCAAGAGAGTTAGTGTGGAAGGCTTGGACTGATCCCAAGCACGCGTTGAATTGGTGGGGGCCCAGCCACCATCCCGCAGTCAATGTGATGTGGGATGCGCGGTCGGGCGCTCGCTGGCGCAATTGTTTGCGTTCTGTTGAAACCGGAGATTTGCTATGGCACGGTGGCGAATTTCGTGAGGTAGTCGAGCCTGAATTACTGGCATTTACCTTTGCGTGGGAAGAAACAGGCGAGCGAGGCATAGAAAACTTAATCACTATCACACTTACCGAGAATCACGAAAAAACTACGATGGTGCTGAGGCAAACACCATTCCAGTCATTGTTCGAGCAAGAGGGGCATAACGAAGGATGGAACAGCACGTTTGACCGTTTAGCGGACTATCTGGCACAGCGACTGAATCATATTCAACCAAAATAG
- a CDS encoding SRPBCC family protein, whose amino-acid sequence MKTNATYSQFNPKLDLTFERIVDVPKELVWRAWTEPALLKPWFCPLPWKTIDAEIDLRPGGMFRTTMQSPEGKDFPNIGCYLEVIPNEKLVWTNALLPGFRPSTPSPTCGDEQVDFKFTAMIELADHPSGTRYTATVIHADETGRKQHAAMGFESGWGTALDQLVAMIKKGI is encoded by the coding sequence GTGAAGACCAATGCAACATATAGCCAATTCAACCCCAAACTTGACCTCACTTTTGAGCGCATCGTCGATGTCCCCAAAGAACTTGTTTGGCGCGCTTGGACTGAGCCGGCACTGCTCAAACCATGGTTTTGCCCGCTGCCATGGAAAACAATAGACGCTGAGATTGATCTGCGACCCGGCGGCATGTTCCGCACCACCATGCAGTCACCAGAAGGTAAGGACTTCCCCAATATCGGCTGCTACCTGGAAGTCATCCCCAACGAAAAACTGGTCTGGACTAATGCCTTGTTGCCAGGCTTTCGACCCAGCACACCCAGTCCAACTTGCGGAGACGAACAAGTAGATTTCAAGTTCACCGCCATGATCGAGCTGGCAGACCACCCAAGCGGCACACGCTACACCGCCACGGTGATTCACGCGGATGAAACAGGTCGCAAGCAACACGCTGCGATGGGCTTTGAAAGCGGCTGGGGTACAGCGCTCGACCAACTGGTCGCGATGATCAAGAAAGGCATCTGA
- a CDS encoding ArsR/SmtB family transcription factor, whose amino-acid sequence MSTNVTLDRLSVTFSALADPTRRAMLARLAKGEASVNELAAPFAMSLPAVSKHIKVLEKAGLVTKGRDAQWRPCRIDAEQLKVAMDWIGQYKQFWEERLDRLDTYLLTLQQNPDPDINPPKES is encoded by the coding sequence ATGTCCACAAATGTCACATTAGACCGTCTCAGCGTGACCTTCTCCGCCTTGGCCGACCCCACACGGCGGGCGATGTTGGCGCGTCTGGCTAAAGGTGAAGCGTCGGTTAACGAGCTTGCTGCACCATTTGCGATGAGCTTGCCTGCCGTATCAAAGCACATCAAAGTGCTGGAAAAAGCGGGGCTGGTCACTAAAGGGCGCGACGCGCAGTGGCGGCCCTGCCGTATTGACGCTGAACAGCTCAAAGTGGCGATGGACTGGATTGGTCAATACAAACAGTTTTGGGAAGAGCGGCTGGACCGCTTGGATACTTATTTACTCACCCTGCAACAAAACCCAGACCCCGATATCAATCCACCAAAGGAGAGTTAA
- a CDS encoding HD-GYP domain-containing protein: protein MSKALQQTDLRHVIYALSDALDLVGVNDVAHGKRVGIMAAECGRTQGLAEAETTFLFDLGMLHDIGVSSTQTHHHLVAEFDWEGSQVHAEIGYGLLSGFAPLSRMAIPVRYHHTRWDKLTTLPPSELTAQQMQQANLIFMVDRVDALAVPYYSSGVLFDHLGEIRDHIQRSAGSYFAPELVDTFLAASEAEAFWLQLEPRSIQNYLRDLLSRGESYQPLFAELKQLALIFSHIVDAKSPFTAQHSLGVARLARFLAERAGVNEENCDKLELAGLLHDLGKLRVPDEILDKPGPLDSHERRIINTHSFETYQILRSIGGFEEVALWAAYHHEEPDGMGYPFHIHEKGLSIEARILRVADIFQAMAQDRPYRAGLAAHEVLGFLNELANQGKVDAGIVKLVGENLAQAMAAAIHDPADLLIQIGETD from the coding sequence ATGTCCAAAGCGCTTCAACAAACTGATCTCCGTCACGTCATCTATGCGTTGTCCGATGCGCTCGATCTGGTAGGGGTCAACGATGTCGCCCACGGCAAGCGTGTTGGCATCATGGCCGCAGAGTGCGGCAGAACTCAGGGGTTGGCGGAAGCAGAGACGACCTTTCTGTTCGACTTGGGTATGCTGCACGACATTGGCGTGTCCTCGACGCAGACGCATCATCATCTGGTCGCCGAGTTCGATTGGGAGGGTTCGCAAGTGCATGCCGAGATTGGCTATGGCCTTTTAAGTGGGTTCGCACCACTGTCGCGCATGGCCATTCCTGTACGCTACCATCACACACGATGGGACAAACTGACTACGCTGCCTCCGTCTGAGCTTACCGCGCAACAAATGCAACAGGCAAACCTCATTTTCATGGTCGATCGCGTGGACGCGCTGGCTGTGCCTTACTACAGCAGCGGTGTCTTGTTCGATCATCTCGGTGAGATCCGCGATCATATTCAACGCAGTGCCGGCAGCTATTTTGCTCCCGAGCTTGTGGACACTTTTCTGGCGGCATCCGAGGCGGAGGCATTCTGGCTGCAACTGGAGCCGCGCTCGATCCAAAATTACTTGCGCGACCTGTTGTCGCGCGGTGAGAGCTATCAGCCGCTATTTGCGGAGCTCAAACAGCTGGCACTGATTTTTTCGCACATTGTCGATGCCAAAAGCCCGTTTACCGCACAGCATTCGCTGGGTGTGGCTCGCTTGGCACGTTTTCTTGCAGAACGCGCTGGGGTAAATGAGGAAAATTGCGACAAACTTGAGCTCGCAGGTTTGTTGCACGATCTCGGCAAGCTGCGCGTACCGGATGAGATACTGGATAAACCCGGGCCACTGGATTCGCACGAGCGGCGGATAATCAATACCCATAGTTTCGAGACTTACCAGATACTGCGCAGCATTGGGGGATTCGAAGAAGTTGCGCTGTGGGCCGCGTACCATCACGAGGAGCCAGACGGCATGGGGTACCCGTTCCACATCCACGAGAAAGGCCTGTCCATCGAGGCGCGCATCCTGCGCGTCGCGGACATCTTTCAGGCCATGGCCCAGGATCGTCCCTATCGTGCGGGATTGGCAGCGCACGAAGTACTCGGGTTTCTGAACGAACTTGCGAACCAAGGAAAAGTGGATGCGGGCATCGTCAAATTGGTAGGTGAGAACTTGGCCCAAGCGATGGCGGCGGCGATCCACGATCCAGCCGATTTGCTGATCCAGATCGGCGAGACCGACTGA